A part of Sebastes umbrosus isolate fSebUmb1 chromosome 21, fSebUmb1.pri, whole genome shotgun sequence genomic DNA contains:
- the myl12.1 gene encoding myosin, light chain 12, genome duplicate 1, with the protein MSSKRAKGKTTKKRPQRATSNVFAMFDQSQIQEFKEAFNMIDQNRDGFVDKEDLHDMLASLGKNPTDEYLEAMMMEAPGPINFTMFLTMFGEKLNGTDPEDVIRNAFACFDEEGTGFIQEDYLRELLTTMGDRFTDEEVDELFREAPIDKKSNFNYVEFTRILKHGAKDKDD; encoded by the exons atgtCTAGCAAAAGAGCAAAGGGAAAGACCACGAAGAAGCGCCCTCAGCGCGCCACTTCCAATGTCTTCGCCATGTTTGACCAGTCTCAGATCCAGGAGTTCAAGGAGGCCTTCAACATGATCGACCAGAACCGTGATGGGTTTGTGGACAAAGAGGACCTTCACGACATGCTGGCCTCACTGG ggAAAAATCCAACGGATGAGTACCTGGAGGCCATGATGATGGAAGCTCCTGGACCCATTAATTTCACCATGTTTCTCACCATGTTTGGGGAGAAGCTCAATGGCACAGACCCTGAGGATGTGATCAGAAATGCATTTGCTTGCTTCGATGAGGAAGGAACAG GTTTCATCCAGGAAGATTACCTCAGAGAGTTGCTCACAACAATGGGTGACCGGTTTACAGATGAGGAGGTGGACGAGCTCTTCAGAGAGGCCCCCATCGACAAGAAAAGCAACTTCAACTACGTGGAGTTCACACGCATCCTAAAGCACGGTGCCAAGGATAAGGACGATTAA